A region from the uncultured Macellibacteroides sp. genome encodes:
- a CDS encoding glycosyl hydrolase family 28-related protein, with translation MHKLTTYVLLIVSLIGYSYPMIASSDKSKSVYLQKLNDPDAVYFTAENFGIKADGVTDVSDALQKALNEVKQQQNFGIVFIPEGTYKISKTIYIPNAVRLIGYGKNRPVIILGKNSPGYQKEVSSDKGKANYMFWFTSGLVEPGQIPRDAGAGTFYSALSNVDLKIEEGNPQAVALRTHFAQHSFISNVDIYIGKGKAGLYDVGNEMENVRFFGGDYGIYTTKTSPGWQMMMINTYFEGQRKAAIKSQEGGLTIVRLTAKNVPSVVEIEPNYSDRLFMEDCIFENIKGPAIVVSNENNHTNQISLRNIVCKNVSLLVQYSKSNTQTLGKGSIYVVQNYTHGLHIKDMSADPENETVSKIESLKSMPDSPMDDIPSLPDISTWVNIRDLGAKGDGKTDDTKIFQDAINKYPNIYLPQGWYVVSETIKLKPNTCLIGLNPISTQLMLLESTSAFSGFGAPKPLLEVPAAGKNIVTGVGINTGAYNYRAVGCKWMAGKDSYMNDVKFIGGHGSLDRGPLEQRHSQQRRQSPKVSTPYDPVTDIGMDKAWDNQYWSLWITNGGGGTFKDIWTASTYSANGLYVNNTSTEGRIYAMSIEHHVRNEARFKNVSNWKVYAFQLEEESREGLFCQPVELENCSDMIFANLYMFRVIRFVSPYPYSVRTWDCRNLEFLNVHNFAQVKFTTDLPFYDINKGIDVRPWEFTKLTITGEEPRIDPLKKEKGIVERLATGFEFIEGITRDSKGNVYFCEQRMRRIYKWDAEKNQVSMIADFPWPPISLACDTKDNLLVLFKYNPQPGYLIDGNQESVPNLPDAAGTSFSGWGNSGFATWVYSVDPENPEETIKLLPKVSMGTIKQVAKAIYPSNRWRDSHDFNNISVWVPKDCFIAPDGVTIIPEYYDLARCSSVLEAIPGEPFYATDEYDRRVVKMDVDKEGKLSNLTHFIEQGEFGSAVDKKGNVYITDGHVSVFDVNGKKIGNIAVPERPSSLIIGGKNGDELFITARSSLYRVPIF, from the coding sequence ATGCATAAATTAACAACTTACGTTTTACTTATTGTATCATTAATTGGCTATTCGTATCCAATGATTGCATCATCAGACAAGAGTAAATCGGTTTATCTTCAAAAGCTTAACGATCCGGATGCAGTATATTTTACAGCAGAAAATTTCGGAATAAAGGCGGATGGTGTTACGGATGTAAGCGATGCTTTGCAAAAAGCCCTGAATGAGGTAAAACAGCAACAAAACTTTGGAATTGTTTTTATCCCGGAAGGAACTTATAAAATAAGCAAAACTATTTATATTCCCAATGCGGTTCGCTTGATTGGTTATGGAAAGAACCGACCTGTTATTATATTGGGTAAGAATTCTCCGGGCTACCAAAAAGAAGTTTCTTCAGACAAAGGTAAAGCGAATTATATGTTCTGGTTTACATCGGGATTGGTAGAACCAGGACAGATCCCACGTGATGCGGGAGCAGGCACTTTCTATAGTGCTCTTTCGAATGTAGATTTGAAGATAGAAGAGGGGAATCCGCAAGCTGTGGCTCTCCGAACTCACTTTGCTCAACACAGTTTTATTTCTAATGTAGATATCTATATTGGTAAAGGAAAAGCCGGGTTGTATGATGTGGGGAACGAAATGGAGAATGTTCGGTTTTTTGGAGGTGATTATGGGATTTATACCACAAAAACCTCTCCCGGATGGCAAATGATGATGATCAACACTTACTTTGAAGGTCAGCGAAAGGCAGCTATAAAATCACAGGAAGGAGGTTTGACAATTGTTCGTTTAACTGCAAAAAATGTTCCATCAGTTGTTGAAATCGAACCCAATTATTCGGATAGACTATTTATGGAAGATTGTATCTTTGAAAATATAAAAGGTCCGGCCATTGTTGTAAGCAACGAAAACAACCATACGAATCAAATTAGTCTACGGAATATTGTTTGTAAGAATGTTTCGCTTTTGGTGCAATATAGTAAAAGCAATACACAAACGTTAGGCAAAGGATCAATTTATGTGGTACAGAATTATACTCATGGGTTGCATATAAAAGATATGTCTGCCGATCCGGAGAATGAGACAGTTTCCAAAATTGAATCCTTAAAATCAATGCCAGATTCGCCGATGGATGATATACCTTCGCTTCCTGACATAAGTACATGGGTCAATATTCGTGACCTTGGAGCAAAAGGAGATGGAAAGACAGACGATACCAAGATCTTTCAGGATGCTATAAACAAATATCCCAACATTTATTTGCCGCAGGGTTGGTACGTTGTATCGGAAACGATTAAACTTAAGCCCAATACTTGTCTGATCGGTCTTAATCCTATATCCACTCAACTAATGTTACTTGAGAGTACGTCTGCATTTAGCGGTTTCGGAGCTCCGAAACCCTTATTGGAAGTTCCTGCAGCCGGAAAAAATATTGTAACGGGTGTTGGAATTAATACGGGAGCCTATAATTATCGGGCAGTAGGATGCAAATGGATGGCTGGTAAGGATTCGTATATGAACGATGTAAAGTTTATAGGGGGACATGGATCTTTGGATCGGGGTCCGCTAGAACAACGCCATTCTCAACAAAGAAGGCAATCTCCGAAAGTCAGCACTCCTTACGATCCCGTTACTGATATAGGTATGGACAAAGCCTGGGATAATCAATATTGGAGTTTATGGATTACCAATGGTGGTGGCGGAACATTTAAAGATATCTGGACTGCCAGTACGTATAGTGCGAATGGTCTGTATGTAAATAATACATCTACGGAAGGACGAATCTATGCAATGTCGATCGAACATCATGTTCGAAACGAAGCACGATTCAAGAATGTGTCAAATTGGAAAGTCTATGCATTTCAGTTGGAAGAAGAGAGCCGTGAAGGTCTATTTTGCCAGCCTGTTGAACTGGAGAATTGCAGTGATATGATTTTTGCAAATCTTTATATGTTCCGCGTTATACGGTTTGTCTCGCCTTATCCCTATTCGGTACGTACATGGGATTGCAGGAATTTGGAATTTTTAAACGTTCATAACTTTGCTCAGGTCAAGTTCACAACCGATCTGCCTTTTTATGATATAAATAAGGGGATAGATGTGAGACCATGGGAATTTACCAAACTGACAATCACAGGAGAGGAACCTCGGATTGATCCATTAAAAAAGGAAAAAGGAATAGTTGAAAGATTGGCTACCGGATTTGAATTTATTGAAGGCATAACCCGTGATAGTAAGGGAAATGTTTATTTTTGCGAACAACGCATGCGCCGGATTTACAAATGGGATGCAGAAAAAAATCAAGTATCTATGATTGCTGATTTTCCTTGGCCTCCTATATCTTTAGCCTGCGATACCAAGGACAATTTACTGGTGCTTTTCAAATATAATCCTCAGCCGGGTTATCTTATTGACGGAAATCAGGAATCTGTTCCGAATTTACCAGATGCAGCCGGTACATCATTTAGTGGATGGGGAAATTCGGGATTTGCTACATGGGTATACTCTGTTGATCCTGAGAATCCGGAAGAAACTATAAAGTTATTGCCAAAAGTATCTATGGGAACAATAAAGCAAGTGGCAAAAGCAATTTATCCTTCAAACCGCTGGCGTGACTCTCACGATTTTAATAACATCTCGGTTTGGGTCCCTAAAGATTGCTTCATTGCTCCCGATGGAGTTACCATAATTCCTGAATACTATGATTTGGCCAGATGTTCTTCTGTTTTGGAAGCAATTCCCGGTGAACCGTTCTATGCGACGGATGAGTATGACAGAAGGGTTGTGAAAATGGATGTTGATAAGGAGGGGAAGCTTTCGAATTTGACGCATTTTATAGAACAGGGAGAGTTTGGATCAGCCGTAGATAAAAAAGGAAATGTTTATATTACTGATGGACATGTGTCTGTTTTTGATGTAAACGGAAAGAAAATCGGTAATATAGCGGTGCCCGAACGTCCTTCTTCTCTAATAATCGGAGGGAAAAATGGAGATGAACTATTTATTACCGCCCGGTCTTCATTGTATAGAGTTCCAATTTTTTAA
- a CDS encoding RagB/SusD family nutrient uptake outer membrane protein — protein sequence MKKIIYTAFFTATMLLNVGCSDFLEEDMRGKVLGDAVLTSQTGLESALTGAYRGWANCWSYGFNNGWATEMTLGGDDLTCPPGTGNTQEYDRLGVNTTNSSAPPVFAGCFKAIQGANNIILNYEKTQGDASIIKTIAGEAYFIRAFSYFWLVRCHGEVPLILTYDFSTELMEVNKASVKEIYQQIEEDLAKAESMLSNTKRADGRPNIGSAKALLAEVYLHEAGWPLKDQSKYAMAAAKAKEVIDEHAKYGFGIVSSYNELYENDETKLGLNAEDIFAIPCNRNAGNTINAMYGYWAYPGELGGWDVVFAEYKFFNDFPEGPRKQATFAYTVKKQDGTVLTWQQLQYKHPYYKKLMKNENVSNYYNYASSIPMRMLRYTQTLLTYAEAKARSGGPDALAYECLNAIRNRAELPAYSGLSPEAFANATVQERAWELCGERVRWFDMVRLEMVASVFAQRDPSDNQPFSSNITEDSYLFPIPEHDLLINPNLK from the coding sequence ATGAAAAAGATAATATATACAGCCTTTTTTACTGCAACAATGCTACTCAATGTAGGATGTTCGGATTTCCTTGAAGAGGATATGAGGGGAAAAGTGTTAGGTGATGCTGTTTTAACTTCTCAAACGGGATTGGAATCGGCTTTGACCGGAGCTTACAGAGGATGGGCAAACTGTTGGAGTTACGGGTTTAATAATGGATGGGCTACAGAAATGACCTTGGGTGGTGATGACTTGACCTGCCCTCCGGGTACAGGCAACACTCAGGAGTATGATCGTCTTGGAGTGAATACAACCAATTCGAGTGCACCTCCTGTATTTGCTGGCTGCTTCAAAGCTATTCAAGGAGCAAATAATATTATTCTGAACTATGAAAAGACGCAGGGTGACGCATCTATTATTAAAACAATAGCCGGTGAAGCTTATTTTATCAGGGCTTTCAGCTATTTTTGGCTGGTTAGATGCCATGGAGAAGTTCCTTTAATTCTAACTTACGACTTTTCAACCGAATTAATGGAGGTGAATAAAGCAAGTGTAAAAGAGATTTATCAGCAAATTGAAGAGGATTTGGCTAAGGCTGAATCGATGCTATCCAATACCAAACGTGCTGATGGACGGCCAAATATAGGTTCTGCAAAAGCTTTACTCGCCGAAGTTTATCTTCATGAAGCAGGATGGCCTTTAAAAGATCAGTCCAAATATGCTATGGCTGCTGCCAAAGCGAAAGAGGTTATTGATGAGCATGCTAAGTACGGTTTCGGTATTGTTTCTTCATATAACGAATTATATGAGAATGATGAAACTAAATTAGGTTTGAATGCAGAAGATATTTTTGCCATTCCGTGTAACAGGAATGCGGGTAATACAATAAATGCTATGTACGGATATTGGGCTTACCCTGGCGAACTCGGTGGATGGGATGTTGTATTTGCCGAATACAAGTTTTTTAATGATTTTCCGGAAGGACCTCGTAAGCAGGCTACTTTTGCCTATACGGTTAAAAAGCAAGATGGAACAGTGTTAACGTGGCAACAACTTCAGTACAAGCATCCGTATTATAAGAAACTGATGAAGAATGAAAACGTAAGTAATTATTATAATTATGCATCTTCAATACCTATGCGCATGCTTCGTTATACCCAAACCTTACTAACGTACGCCGAAGCGAAAGCTCGTTCCGGAGGACCGGATGCGTTGGCCTATGAATGTCTGAATGCAATAAGAAACAGAGCGGAACTTCCTGCTTATTCAGGATTGTCTCCCGAGGCTTTTGCTAATGCAACAGTACAGGAACGCGCCTGGGAATTGTGTGGCGAGCGCGTAAGGTGGTTTGATATGGTTCGCCTTGAAATGGTTGCGAGTGTATTTGCTCAAAGAGATCCATCCGACAATCAACCATTTAGTAGTAATATCACGGAAGATTCTTATTTGTTTCCAATTCCGGAGCATGATTTGTTGATCAATCCAAATCTGAAATAA
- a CDS encoding TonB-dependent receptor: MKLTLISLFIFTAGIFASVSSQNTRVNINARNVEIREVLNEIEAQTDYLFIYNLKEIDVKQKTSVNMKNTTVSEVLSKIFDKSDVAYAMEGSNIMLMKNEAREESTQQVARKITGLVTDSKGEPIIGANIVKQGTSVGTITDLDGNFTIEAEGKDIIKVSYIGYLDKLVRVDNQTKMTVILTENSQALDEVVVIGYGTAKKSDLTGAMTSVTSESFAEQNVTRVDQVLQGRASGVQITNTVGAPGGDVRIRIRGVNSVLGDNSPLFVIDGFVGADFNMLNPNDIKSVEILKDAASTAIYGSRGANGVILITTKSGNRDGKIIVNYQGDVSLSSVIKKYDMLSAGDFAATVNARNKAIGISDYFTQDEINSYKQNGGFDYQDAIFREAISTQHQLSIAGGTEKTQYRISGNYLNQDGIVENSGYERYTVRTNFLTKYNDKLSFRFNINGSTMNGLNTQSRTGAGNPIVQALAWAPTTDPYDGRGGYLISDPVGSIKTNPLSLIYDTENRNERTFANLMAGTRYEFIKGLALDFQVGTDLSFRTAKTFSGNYASNYSPSASITDNKSVNIQTTTQLSYDKTFNDIHKISAVAVFETQKYTNNSVTASSANLKFADLKYDNLAQAQSYTVGSGFTKWSLLSYLGRVNYSLLDRYLFSVSIRNDGSSKFAQGHKYSTFPSAAIAWNMGNESFIKNLDLFSKLKLRVSWGLTGSQAIEPYATQSTYNTSIYYAFSTGDKTSGIQLGNPGNTGLKWETTEQKDLGLEAGFFNGRLNFEFDYFIKDTRDLLLNQTVPYYVGGGSITSNVGKIRNQGWEMSISGHIINSQNVNWKSDLNLSNVKNTVKDLGEETQIFSNPDITGLNGQPEFVYAVGQPLGSFWGLNYLGPWKVDQATEAAKYGQVPGDARYEDLDGDFAIDGADYKIIGCGLPTTTLGWNNTINVKNFTVNLFLQGVFGIDKQNYTRGMHLMAARDARQSTLAEISERYIPGVNENAYLPAFSVSSTVQPQSTMFLEDASYVRLKNISVGYNFNIKKVGNLKLSLNATNLLTFTSYKGIDPESSNVGGGGSDINQSIDYGAYPNSKTYTLGVDFTF; this comes from the coding sequence ATGAAGTTAACCTTAATATCCCTATTTATTTTTACTGCGGGTATTTTTGCATCAGTATCTTCTCAAAACACTCGCGTGAATATTAATGCCCGAAATGTTGAAATACGGGAGGTATTGAATGAAATAGAAGCGCAGACCGACTATTTATTTATCTATAATTTGAAAGAGATTGATGTAAAGCAAAAGACATCTGTTAATATGAAAAATACTACGGTCTCGGAAGTCCTTAGTAAAATTTTCGATAAGTCAGATGTTGCTTATGCAATGGAAGGCAGCAATATCATGTTGATGAAAAATGAAGCCAGAGAAGAATCGACACAACAAGTTGCCCGTAAAATAACTGGGCTTGTAACCGACTCTAAAGGTGAGCCTATCATTGGAGCCAATATTGTGAAGCAAGGAACAAGTGTGGGTACTATAACTGATCTGGATGGTAATTTTACAATCGAGGCCGAAGGAAAAGACATTATTAAAGTTAGCTACATTGGCTATTTAGATAAATTAGTCCGCGTTGACAATCAGACTAAAATGACGGTTATTCTTACCGAAAATTCACAAGCCTTGGATGAAGTAGTCGTAATTGGCTATGGTACAGCTAAGAAGAGTGATTTGACTGGCGCAATGACTTCAGTAACCAGCGAATCATTTGCCGAACAAAATGTTACACGTGTTGATCAAGTCCTTCAGGGACGTGCTTCGGGAGTTCAGATTACCAATACAGTGGGTGCTCCCGGTGGTGATGTAAGAATTCGTATTCGCGGTGTCAATTCAGTTTTGGGAGATAACAGTCCGTTGTTTGTTATTGATGGATTTGTAGGGGCAGATTTTAATATGCTGAATCCTAATGATATTAAATCTGTGGAAATATTGAAGGATGCTGCATCAACTGCAATTTACGGTAGCAGGGGTGCTAATGGCGTTATTTTGATTACGACCAAGAGTGGAAATCGGGATGGAAAGATCATCGTTAATTATCAGGGGGATGTTTCCCTGTCGTCGGTAATCAAGAAGTATGATATGTTAAGTGCCGGCGATTTTGCGGCTACCGTAAATGCTAGAAACAAAGCGATAGGTATTTCCGACTACTTTACTCAAGATGAAATTAATTCATACAAACAAAACGGAGGGTTTGATTATCAAGATGCCATATTCCGTGAAGCAATTTCAACACAACATCAGCTTAGTATTGCCGGAGGGACAGAAAAAACGCAGTATCGTATTTCAGGTAATTACCTTAATCAGGATGGTATTGTAGAAAATTCAGGATATGAACGGTATACTGTGCGCACAAATTTCCTGACAAAATACAACGATAAATTATCTTTCCGATTCAATATTAATGGATCTACCATGAATGGATTAAATACCCAATCTCGGACAGGTGCAGGTAATCCGATTGTGCAGGCTCTTGCATGGGCACCTACAACTGATCCGTACGATGGACGAGGCGGATATCTGATTAGCGACCCTGTTGGTTCAATTAAAACGAACCCTCTTTCTCTGATATACGATACAGAAAACAGAAATGAAAGAACATTTGCCAACTTAATGGCAGGAACCCGCTACGAATTTATAAAGGGTTTGGCATTGGATTTTCAGGTAGGTACTGATTTGTCTTTCAGAACGGCTAAAACGTTTAGTGGAAATTATGCCTCTAACTACAGTCCAAGTGCTTCAATTACGGATAATAAATCTGTCAATATACAGACTACAACTCAGTTGTCTTACGACAAAACCTTTAATGATATTCACAAGATAAGTGCCGTAGCCGTATTTGAAACTCAAAAATATACAAATAACTCTGTAACGGCTTCTTCTGCAAATCTGAAATTCGCGGATCTTAAATATGATAACCTGGCTCAGGCTCAATCTTATACTGTTGGTTCCGGTTTTACTAAGTGGAGTTTATTGTCTTATTTGGGACGTGTCAACTATTCTTTACTAGACAGGTATTTATTTTCTGTTTCTATAAGAAATGATGGTTCATCTAAGTTCGCACAGGGGCATAAATACAGTACTTTTCCCTCGGCAGCAATAGCATGGAATATGGGTAACGAATCATTTATTAAGAATCTGGATCTATTCAGTAAGCTTAAATTGAGGGTAAGCTGGGGATTGACAGGTAGCCAGGCTATAGAACCTTATGCTACTCAATCTACTTACAATACAAGTATTTATTATGCTTTTTCGACTGGAGATAAGACGAGTGGTATTCAGTTGGGTAATCCAGGAAATACAGGACTGAAATGGGAAACTACAGAGCAAAAAGATTTAGGTTTGGAGGCAGGATTCTTTAATGGCAGATTAAATTTTGAATTCGACTATTTTATAAAGGATACACGAGATCTTTTGTTAAACCAAACTGTTCCTTATTATGTTGGTGGAGGCTCTATTACATCTAACGTAGGTAAAATAAGAAATCAAGGTTGGGAAATGTCAATTAGTGGTCATATTATCAATTCTCAGAACGTAAATTGGAAAAGTGATCTGAATCTTTCTAATGTAAAGAACACCGTTAAAGATCTTGGAGAAGAAACTCAGATTTTCTCTAATCCAGATATTACGGGATTGAATGGTCAACCTGAGTTTGTTTATGCAGTAGGTCAGCCGCTTGGCTCTTTCTGGGGTCTGAATTATCTTGGTCCGTGGAAAGTGGATCAAGCTACAGAAGCTGCAAAATATGGACAGGTTCCGGGAGATGCACGCTACGAAGACCTGGATGGTGATTTTGCAATAGACGGTGCCGATTATAAAATAATTGGGTGTGGTCTTCCTACTACGACCTTAGGATGGAATAATACAATCAATGTAAAGAATTTTACTGTTAATTTATTCTTACAGGGAGTATTTGGAATTGATAAGCAAAACTACACACGTGGTATGCATTTGATGGCAGCCAGAGATGCAAGACAATCTACTCTTGCCGAAATTTCTGAACGCTACATTCCGGGAGTTAATGAGAATGCTTATCTGCCTGCTTTTAGTGTATCAAGTACTGTACAACCTCAGTCAACTATGTTTCTGGAAGATGCCAGTTACGTAAGATTGAAGAATATAAGTGTTGGGTATAATTTTAACATCAAAAAAGTGGGTAATCTGAAACTTTCTTTGAATGCAACAAACTTATTAACCTTTACTAGCTATAAAGGTATTGATCCTGAATCAAGTAATGTTGGAGGTGGTGGTTCAGACATTAATCAGAGTATCGATTATGGTGCTTATCCTAATTCTAAAACCTATACACTGGGTGTGGACTTTACATTTTAA
- a CDS encoding FecR domain-containing protein, with product MEELLQRYIKGEVTEDERIRVVVWLDESPDHMDEYIVLRKLYDITLWNDKVKDPLSIKRRKKSLLNIGLEIIKIAAIFLIAFVGSHYYLNQHQSASKLQTIHVPAGQRVELTLSDGTDVWLNSSTTLRFPTYFTADSRKVELEGEGYFIVKHDADCPFIVQTEKYAVRVLGTEFNVKAYRGSNSFETALLNGSVEILTPDRKNNIRINPDQMAILLDGKIVTENIPDKNYFKWKEGIFCFENESVASLMEKLELYYDVNIDMQSKALLKDRYSGKFRMKDGIEHVLKVLQLKYKFSYTKDDETNLIVIK from the coding sequence ATGGAAGAGTTGTTACAACGATATATAAAAGGAGAAGTTACTGAGGATGAAAGAATAAGGGTTGTTGTGTGGCTGGATGAAAGTCCGGATCATATGGATGAATACATTGTTCTGCGAAAGCTATATGATATTACGCTCTGGAATGATAAAGTTAAAGATCCCTTATCAATTAAACGGAGAAAAAAATCACTGCTTAATATTGGTTTGGAAATAATTAAAATAGCAGCTATATTTCTGATTGCTTTTGTAGGTTCTCATTATTATTTAAATCAGCACCAGTCGGCTTCTAAATTACAAACAATTCATGTCCCGGCAGGCCAGAGGGTAGAGTTAACTCTCTCTGATGGAACAGACGTCTGGTTGAATTCTAGTACCACGCTTCGATTCCCGACTTATTTTACTGCAGATTCCCGTAAGGTAGAGCTTGAAGGGGAAGGATACTTTATCGTAAAGCATGACGCTGACTGTCCGTTTATTGTTCAGACCGAAAAGTATGCCGTACGAGTATTAGGAACTGAATTTAATGTCAAAGCCTATCGTGGTAGTAATTCGTTTGAAACAGCTTTACTAAATGGCAGTGTGGAAATTCTTACTCCCGACAGAAAGAATAATATTAGGATTAACCCCGATCAAATGGCTATCCTTCTTGATGGAAAGATCGTAACCGAAAATATCCCAGATAAAAATTATTTTAAATGGAAGGAAGGCATTTTCTGCTTCGAAAATGAATCGGTTGCCAGTCTGATGGAGAAATTAGAACTATATTATGACGTGAATATTGATATGCAATCAAAGGCTTTATTAAAAGACAGATATTCAGGTAAATTTAGAATGAAAGATGGAATCGAACATGTTTTAAAAGTGCTCCAGCTTAAATACAAATTTTCTTATACGAAGGATGATGAAACGAACCTTATAGTAATTAAATGA
- a CDS encoding RNA polymerase sigma-70 factor encodes MIKTVDFNSIYEQNYRRSFLFVKSYVHDAMAAEDIVSESLVKYWKLLSLDEVEVSDSLLITILKNKSLDYLKHEMVRMHSLERFSELKQRELQIRLSSMEACNPESIYSAEIQSIVDSTLATLPLLTQQIFKMSRFENKSVQEIASETSLTPKGVEYHITKSLKALRSSLKDYLPIFYFLFM; translated from the coding sequence ATGATTAAAACAGTAGACTTTAATTCTATTTATGAGCAAAATTACCGACGGTCATTTCTGTTTGTCAAATCCTACGTACATGATGCTATGGCCGCCGAAGATATTGTGTCAGAGTCGCTGGTAAAGTATTGGAAGTTGCTATCTTTAGATGAAGTGGAAGTTTCAGATTCTTTGCTCATAACTATACTAAAAAATAAATCATTAGACTATTTAAAACATGAAATGGTTAGGATGCATTCTTTGGAAAGATTTTCAGAATTAAAACAGAGAGAACTTCAAATCCGCTTGTCTTCAATGGAAGCCTGTAATCCCGAAAGCATATATTCGGCCGAAATACAATCTATAGTTGATAGTACATTAGCAACCTTACCCTTACTTACCCAGCAGATATTTAAAATGAGCCGTTTTGAAAATAAGTCTGTTCAAGAAATTGCAAGCGAAACTTCTCTTACGCCAAAGGGTGTAGAATACCACATTACCAAGTCTCTTAAAGCTCTTCGAAGCAGTCTTAAAGATTACCTTCCTATATTCTATTTTCTTTTTATGTAA